The sequence TTCTTCAGGTCGGCGATCTCGTCCCGCAGCCGCGCGGCGAGCTCGAACTGGAGCTCCTCGGCGGCCACGTGCATCTGGTCGGACAGCTCCTGGATGAGGTCGGCCAGATCGCTGGCGGCGGCACCGGCCAGCTTCGCCCGGGCCGTCGTGGGCGTCGGAGCCTTCTGCCCCTTCTTTCCCGGCTGCCGGTACCCGCCGGCGAGGAGCTCCTTGGTGTCGACATCCTCCCGGCTGAGCATGTCGGTGATGTCGCCGATCCGCTTGCGCAGTGGAGTCGGGTCGATGCCGTGCTCGGCGTTGTAGGCGAGCTGGGCGTCCCGGCGCCGGTTGGTCTCCTCGATCGCGTGCTGCATCGAAGCGGTGACAGAGTCGGCGTACATGTGCACCTGTCCGGAGACATTCCGTGCCGCCCGACCGATGGTCTGGATCAGCGAGGTACCGGACCGCAGGAATCCCTCCTTGTCCGCGTCCAAGATGCTCACCAGGGACACCTCCGGAAGATCGAGACCTTCCCGGAGCAGGTTGATCCCGACCAGCACGTCGAAGCTACCGCTGCGTAGCTCACGGAGCAGCTCGACCCGGCGCAGCGTATCCACTTCGGAGTGCAGGTAGCGCACCTGGACGCCACGTTCGAGCAGGTAGTCGGTGAGGTCCTCGGCCATCTTCTTGGTGAGGGTGGTCACCAGCACCCGCTCGGAGCGTTCGGCGCGCTCGTTGATCTCGGCGAGCAGGTCGTCGATCTGGCCCTCGGTCTGCTTGACCACCACCTCCGGGTCCACGAGTCCGGTGGGGCGGATGATCTGCTCGACCACGCCGTCGGACTGGGACAGCTCGTAATCGCCCGGGGTGGCGGACAGGTACACAGTCTGCCCGATGCGTTCGAGGAACTCCTCCCAGCGCAGCGGCCGGTTGTCCATCGCGCTGGGCAGCCGGAAGCCGTGATCCACCAACGTGCGCTTGCGGGACATGTCCCCCTCGTACATGGCGCCGATCTGCGGCACGGTGACATGCGACTCGTCGATCACCAGCAGGAAGTCCTCGGGGAAGTAGTCCAGCAGGGTGTTCGGGGCCGAACCGGCGTCACGGCCGTCGATATGCCGGGAGTAGTTCTCGATCCCGGAGCAGGAACCGATCTCGCGCATCATTTCGATGTCATAGGTGGTGCGCATCCGTAGCCGCTGGGCCTCAAGAAGCTTGTTCTGCCGCTCCAGCTCCTCCAGGCGTTCAGCGAGCTCGGCTTCGATCGTGCCGATCGCGCGCTCCATCCGTTCCGGGCCGGCCACGTAATGGGTGGCGGGGAAAAGGAAGATCTCCTCCTCGGAGCGGACCACGTCCCCGGTGAGCGGGTTCAGGGTGGCCAGGCTCTCGATCTCGTCGCCGAACATCTCGATCCGGACGGCGAGCTCCTCGTAGACCGGAATGATCTCCACCGTGTCGCCGCGCACCCGGAAGGTGCCGCGGGTGAAGGCCATGTCGTTGCGGGTGTACTGCATGGTGACGAACTGGCGGAGCAGGTCGTCCCGGTCGAGCTGGTCTCCTACCCGCAGCGGCACCATTCGATCGACGTACTCCTGCGGGGTACCCAGACCGTAGATGCAGGAGACCGAGGCGACCACCACTACATCCCGCCGGGTGAGCAGGTTGTTGGTGGCGGAGTGCCGCAGGCGTTCCACCTCGTCGTTGATCGAGGAGTCCTTCTCGATGTAGGTGTCCGTCTGCGGGACGTAGGCCTCAGGCTGGTAGTAGTCGTAGTAGGAGACGAAGTACTCGACGGCGTTGTTCGGCAGCAGCTCACGGAACTCGGTGGCCAGCTGGGCGGCGAGGGTCTTGTTCGGGGCCATCACTAGCGTGGGCCGCTGCACCTGTTCGATCAGCCAGGCGGTGGTGGCGGACTTACCGGTGCCGGTGGCGCCGAGCAGGACGATGTCCTTCTCCCCCGCCTGCAGCCGGCTGGTGAGATCGGCGATGGCGGTCGGCTGGTCGCCGGCCGGCTGGTACTCGGAGATCACCTCGAGCGGCGCGACGCTCCGCTGCAGATCTGTGACTGGACGCATGGAGTCAACGGTACGCCGGACCACCGACAGTCGAGGAGTGAGCGCAGCGAGCCCCGCAAGACTGGCGCCACCAACCCCCACAGTCGAGGAGTGAGCCCGGCGAGCCTCCCCACCGCGAGTGGCCAAACTCCGTTGCCTCGCCGCGACCCGGACAACAGATCTTGTCCACTCGCGAAACTGGTACAACTCAGCTATGACCTCGATCCGGCCGCTGGAGCTACCCGTCGACCCCGCTGCCACCGTCTGGTCCGTACCGGAATCGGAGCTCCCCGGGGCACTCGAGAGCCGCCCCCTGCTGGTCCTGATGCACGGTTACGGCTCGCACGAGCACGATCTGGCCGCCCTTGCCGCCCACCTCGACCCTGGCCACCCCGGTACCGGCCCGGTGGTCGCCAGCCTGCGCGCACCGCTACCCGCCGGGCCCGGGTACGCCTGGTTCCCGATCACCGACCCCACCCGAGCCGGGAACCCGGACATCGATCTGGCGAATGCGGCCACCGTCGGGGTGATGCGCTGGCTGGAGGAGGTGCAGGCACTGGCCCGCACCCCCGGCCCGGTCGCCTTGCTCGGCTTCTCCCAGGGCGGTGCGATGGTCACCCACCTGCTCCGCCACCATCCGGAGCAGTTCTCCTGTGGGGTGGTGCTGTCCGGGTTCACCGTGCCCGGTCTGGTGGGTGGGGACCAGGCTCTCGCCGAGATCTCACCGCCGGTGTACTGGGGCCGCGGACTGGCGGATCCGCTGATCGGCGCCGACGCGGTCGCCCGCACCGAGCGGTTCCTCACCGCTCACACCGACCTGACCGCGAGCACTTTCGCCGGCCTGGGGCACGGGGTGGCCGGGGAGGAGATCGAGGAGGTCGCAGCGTTCCTGGCTACCCACCTGACCGCCCCTTCCAGGTGAGCCGATATCTCCTGGCGACCTGCGCCGTCGCCGGCTCGAACCGAAAGGCGCCGATTCGAACTCCGCACAGCGGCGAGCGCCGATGCACTCTGGTGTCGTACCGGGCAGGATGGAGGGGTACGCAGTTCCCGACACGGTTGGAGACCACTATGCCCACGCCCGTCACCAGCAGCGCCAACGGATCCTGGAACGGTGACCTCACCTCCGGCTCCGGCCAGACCACCCTGTCCACCTCCGGACTCGGCACCTTCGATGTGAACTGGAAGGCCCGCACCGAACCGAACGCCGGCACCACGAATCCGGAAGAGCTGATCGCCGCAGCGCACGCCGCCTGCTACTCGATGGCGCTGTCCAACGAGCTGGACGGCAACGGCACCACGCCCACGTCGGTGCGCACCCAGGCCGATGTCACCTTCGTGGCCGGTACCGGCATCACGGGCATCCACCTGACCACCGTCGCCAACGTGCCGGGCATCTCCGAGGCGGACTTCGCCCGCATCGCCGACGGCGCCAAGGACGGGTGCCCGGTCTCGGTCGCCCTGAAGGCCACCCCGATCACCCTGGACGCCACTCTGGAGCAGTAGGCCTCAGCGCGTCGGGCCGGCTGCTACCAGGGAGAGTTCCACCACGGTGAGCAGCCGGTCCAGCGCCGCCTCGAAGTCGTCGGTGGCATCGAATCCGCCGTCGGCGTAGATCCGCGCCATGGTCGGATAGCGGGAGTAGTCGAAGTAGTCCGTCCAGAAGCTGCTCACCGATTCCCAGTAGCGGTCGAACTCGATCCCGGAGACCCGCCGATCGGCGTCCTCGGCGATGTCGGCGCGGGCGGTCCCCTGGACGACGGTGTCCACCAGCGCGAGCGTGCGGACCACCTCGGGCGCGGTCAACCCGGTGCCAGCAAGCGTGCGCAGGCCCGCCTCCTGAGCGTCCAGCACATGCGGGGCCAATGGGCCGCGCCACATGTTCAGCTGCAGCAGCCAGGGATGGCGGCAGTACAGCCGCCAGGTCTGGCGCGCATACGTCCCGAGCCCCTCCCGCCAGCCGAGACCGGCCGCGGGCAGCTCCAGCTCGCCGAAGACCTGGTCCACCATCAGCTCGACCAGCTCGGCTCGTCCCGGTACGTAGGTGTACAGGGACATCGCACCGACCACGAGCT is a genomic window of Ruania zhangjianzhongii containing:
- a CDS encoding TetR/AcrR family transcriptional regulator C-terminal domain-containing protein, yielding MQQEWEPGEAELDRLRQDALAHAADQGYPVVRSPEVTRRLELLWGISEPPTRGRKARIALADVVAAGVAVADRDGMEALSMRRVAGELVVGAMSLYTYVPGRAELVELMVDQVFGELELPAAGLGWREGLGTYARQTWRLYCRHPWLLQLNMWRGPLAPHVLDAQEAGLRTLAGTGLTAPEVVRTLALVDTVVQGTARADIAEDADRRVSGIEFDRYWESVSSFWTDYFDYSRYPTMARIYADGGFDATDDFEAALDRLLTVVELSLVAAGPTR
- the uvrB gene encoding excinuclease ABC subunit UvrB; amino-acid sequence: MRPVTDLQRSVAPLEVISEYQPAGDQPTAIADLTSRLQAGEKDIVLLGATGTGKSATTAWLIEQVQRPTLVMAPNKTLAAQLATEFRELLPNNAVEYFVSYYDYYQPEAYVPQTDTYIEKDSSINDEVERLRHSATNNLLTRRDVVVVASVSCIYGLGTPQEYVDRMVPLRVGDQLDRDDLLRQFVTMQYTRNDMAFTRGTFRVRGDTVEIIPVYEELAVRIEMFGDEIESLATLNPLTGDVVRSEEEIFLFPATHYVAGPERMERAIGTIEAELAERLEELERQNKLLEAQRLRMRTTYDIEMMREIGSCSGIENYSRHIDGRDAGSAPNTLLDYFPEDFLLVIDESHVTVPQIGAMYEGDMSRKRTLVDHGFRLPSAMDNRPLRWEEFLERIGQTVYLSATPGDYELSQSDGVVEQIIRPTGLVDPEVVVKQTEGQIDDLLAEINERAERSERVLVTTLTKKMAEDLTDYLLERGVQVRYLHSEVDTLRRVELLRELRSGSFDVLVGINLLREGLDLPEVSLVSILDADKEGFLRSGTSLIQTIGRAARNVSGQVHMYADSVTASMQHAIEETNRRRDAQLAYNAEHGIDPTPLRKRIGDITDMLSREDVDTKELLAGGYRQPGKKGQKAPTPTTARAKLAGAAASDLADLIQELSDQMHVAAEELQFELAARLRDEIADLKKELRQMTEATA
- a CDS encoding alpha/beta hydrolase — translated: MTSIRPLELPVDPAATVWSVPESELPGALESRPLLVLMHGYGSHEHDLAALAAHLDPGHPGTGPVVASLRAPLPAGPGYAWFPITDPTRAGNPDIDLANAATVGVMRWLEEVQALARTPGPVALLGFSQGGAMVTHLLRHHPEQFSCGVVLSGFTVPGLVGGDQALAEISPPVYWGRGLADPLIGADAVARTERFLTAHTDLTASTFAGLGHGVAGEEIEEVAAFLATHLTAPSR
- a CDS encoding OsmC family peroxiredoxin; the protein is MPTPVTSSANGSWNGDLTSGSGQTTLSTSGLGTFDVNWKARTEPNAGTTNPEELIAAAHAACYSMALSNELDGNGTTPTSVRTQADVTFVAGTGITGIHLTTVANVPGISEADFARIADGAKDGCPVSVALKATPITLDATLEQ